The nucleotide window GAGAGCTGTCGTCCCAGGATGTGGTCTATCTCCACGAAGCTGGGGACCACGGAGGCCGCGCCCGGCCAGGTGTCGCCACAGAGCGCGTCCGGCCCATCACAGGCATGCGTGAAACCCGCGGCGGCGAAGGCCGTCATCGCCTCCTGCGTGCGCGACTCGTTCATGTCTCCGAACAGGAGCACGGGGCCGCGCTCCTTGGCGTAGCGCTTCACCAGGGCCTCCGCCTGGTGCTTGCGGAGCGTCGCGTTCTTCCTGAGCATCTCGAGGAGGCTGTCTTCCTGGCGATGCGAGGCCCCTGGCGGCATCAGGTGGAGACAGGCGACCTTCAGCGTCCGCCCACCGACGACCACGTCTGCTTCGAGCCCGGGCATGCGGTGTGGCTTCTGGGGAAAGCGCTCCACCCGCCGCAGCGGGTGTCGGCTGGCGAGCCCCACGCCCCAGCCCCCCTTTCGAGGCATGAGCTTGAGGTGGGGATAGTCCTTCCCCAATCGCTTCCGGAAGGCGGCCGCGAACCCAGGCGTCAGCTCGCGCAGACAGAGGACCTCCGGCGCCTCCTTCTCGATGACCTCCAGCGACTTGTCGATGTCCTCCGCCGGCGAGGAGTAGAGGACGTTGTAGGCCATCACCCGCACCGTCGCGGGCGGCGACGGCGAGGCACCGAGGACAGCGCAGACGAGCGACACGACGTGGCTGGAGGGACTCATCCCCTCCCACCCAAGCAAACCCCGAGCCCATGGCGCTGGCCCCGTGAAGCCGTGTGGCCTCCCTGCCTCGACGTGGCCATGCGGCCACAGGCTCTCGGGTGACCAGGACGCGCGGCATCGCCCCCTTCCCGACACACCGCCAGGACACCGACCTGGTAGCCTGGTCATCCCCGCCACGGTGCCTCCCACGGCGGTGGGTGCCCATGTCCCCCGACTCCGACTGGCCCATCCGCGTCGCCGCCATCAACGCCCTGCAGGAGCGGGTGCGTCGCCATGGTGACGTGCTGCCCTGGGAGGTCATCGACGCGGGCTTCACCTACAAGGGTGAGACGCTCCACTTCGCCAACCGGGCGCGTGGCATCTTCTGGCCCCGGCAGATGCGAGAGACAGCGCTCTCCATCAAGACCACCGTGCCACGCCAGGGACGCGAGGCGCGCTACGACGACCTCCCCTCCGATGAGGGCTTCGACTACCGGTTCCAGGGAGAGGATGTCGACGGACGCGACAACCGGAGGCTCGTGCGCGCCATGGAGCTGGACGCGCCGCTCATCTACTTCTACGGAATCGAGCCCGGCCTCTACGCGCCCATCTGGCCCGTCTACATCTCCGGCGTGGACCTGGCCACGAAGTCCTTCACCGTGGCGTCCGGCCTGCCGGAGGCGCAGGTGCGCGCACCGGGGAGCTATGCGGCGGACTCGAAGCTGCTCGGCCTGGAGCGCCGCTACACCACGGTGCAGGTGAAGAAGCGCCTGCACCAGGTCGCCTTCCGACAGCACGTGCTGCGCGCCTATGAGCAGCGCTGCGCCATCTGTCGCTTCCCGCGCCGGGAGCTGCTGGACGCGGCCCACATCCTCCCGGACCGGGACGTGCGTGGCAGGCCCGAGGTGCCCAACGGCCTGGCGCTGTGCAAGCTCCACCACGGCGCCTTCGACACGGACCTGCTGGGCATCCGCCCTGACGGCGTCATCGAAATCGCCCGGCGATTGATGGCCGAGCAGGACGGGCCCACGCTGGAGCACGGGCTCAAGGGCTTCGCGGGCAAGCCCCTGGGCGTCATTCCCCTGCTCCCCGCCCAACGCCCCCGCTCCGAGTATCTGGAAGAGCGCTACGAGCGCTTCCGCCTCACTCGCGACGCCTGAAACAGCGGCTTCCTCGATGACCGAAGCAAGGGTCGTCCGCGACTACAGTCCTCTCGGATTATCCCAATTGAATAAGAAGTCCGAGCCCTCGTCTCGACGCCGCTTCAATCTCACACGAGGGTCGAATGTCACATCCGTCGTCATCACGGTTGCGCGGTGTATTGGGTATCACGTTGGGACTCCTGCTGTCCGTGGGCTGTGGACAACAGGAACCCGGCGCCGAGAGCAGGTCTGAAGACAGTCAGTCGGCGGCGATTTCTCGCACCCGGCCCCGGGTCAAGCTCGCCGCGAACGAGAACCACTCGCTGGCCATCCGCGCGAACGGGACGGTGTGGGCCTCGGGAAGGAACTTCGCGGGTGTGCTCGGCAGGGAGGACATCAGCGGGAGCGCGACGCCCCTGGAGGTCCCCGGCCTGACGGGGGCCCTCTCCGTCGCGGCGGGCAGCGCGTTCTCCATGGCGCTGCGCTCGGGTGGCACCGTGTGGACCTGGGGGCAGGGCGTCTGGGGACAGCTGGGCTCGCCCGACTACCCCGCCGCGGGAGCCACCCGCGCGACGCCCGCGCAGGTGCCCGGCCTGGAAGGCGTGGTGGCCATCGCCGCGGGGAGCACGCATGCCCTCGCGCTGAAGGGCGACGGCACGGTGTGGGCCTGGGGGCTCAACTCGAACGGCCAGCTCGGCACGGGCGCCAGCGGCGCCCAACAGAACACCCCGGTCCAGGTCTCGGGGCTGGCGAACGTGGCCGCCGTGTTCGCCCGGGGCGCCACCTCCTTCGCCATCCGCTCGGATGGGACGCTGTGGGGCTGGGGGAGCAACGAGTACGCGGTGCTGGGCTCGCACCTCTTCCCCGACCAGAGCGCCTTCCCCCGGCAGGTCCCCGGCTTGACGAACGTCGTGGCGGTGTCCCAGGGGCTCGAGCACGTGTTGGCCGTGAAGTCGGACAGCACCGTCTGGACCTGGGGGATGAAGGACCCGGGCATCGAGTCCTATTACGTCGAGCCCGTCCAGGTCGCGGGCCTGACGGGCGTCGTCGACGTGGCCGCGGGCACGAACTCCTCGTACGCCATCAAGTCCAACGGCACGGTGTGGAGCTGGGGTGAGAACACCCACGGGCAGCTCGGGGATGGCACCAAGCAGCGCCGCCCCAACCCCATCCTCGTGCCCGGGCTGACGGGCGTGTCGACGCTCGCCGCGGGCGCCACCCACGTCCTCGCGCTGCGCGGCGATGGGAGCATCTGGAGCTGGGGCAGCAACTACAAGGGAGAGCTGGGCGATGGTGTCCCCATGAACACCGCGACGCCCGCGCTCGTGCAGGACGCCAACGTCACGGGAGCGCTCGCCGTCGCGGCGGGCCACTCCCACTCCCTGCTGCTCCAATCCGATGGCACCGTGTGGTCCTGGGGCGACAACGAGGCCGGTCAGCTCGGCGACGGCACGCGGGTGCGCCGAATCGTCCCCGCGCAGGTGCCCACGCTGCAGGACATCACCGCCATCGCCGCGGCGGGCCAGCGCTCGCTCGCCCTGCGCGTCGACGGCACCGTCTGGGCCTGGGGCAAGAACACCCTGGTCCCCACGCGCGTGCCGGGCCTCGAGAACGTCACCGCCATCTCCACCAGCCTCGAGCACTCGCTGGCCCTGCGGGACGACGCCACCGTGTGGGCCTGGGGCACCAACACGGAAGGCCAGCTGGGCGACGGCACCCTCACCTCTCGCACCACCCCCGTGAAGGTCCTCACCCTGACGAACGTCATGAAGATCTCCGCCACGAATTACAACTCGTACGCCATCACCTACGACGGCTCGGCCTGGGCCTGGGGGTACAATGGTTATGGGCAGGTTGGAGACGGGACGACGACCTTGCGGCGCAGTACGCCTGTCCGCATTCCGGGGCTGAGCAACGTCGTCGCCATCGCGGGAGGCAGCTACCACGGGATGGCCGTGCTCGTGGACGGCAGCGGCTGGAGCTGGGGCGTGGACTACCGCGGCGCCGGAATGTCCCTCTTCACCAACGCCAACAGACTGGTGCCCAGGCCCATGTACGTCACAGGCCTGTTCGACGTCGTCTCGTCCGAGTCCATGGCGGTGGCAACCACGTTCACGGGCACCGCCTGGGCCCGAGGCACCAACACCTGGGGACAGGTGGGCGACGGCACCACGGACTTCCTGGAAGAGGCCATCCAGGTGCAGGGCATCACCAGCGGCGTGACCTCCATCGCGCTGGGCGACCGGCACACGCTCGCCATCCATTCGGATGGGACGCTCTGGTCCTGGGGCAACAACTCCGACGGGCAGCTCGCCCGCGGTCAGGCCTTCGACACGCTCCTGCCCGCCCCCTCCCTGCTGGACTGAGCACGCGCCACGGGCCTGCGACACGGGGCGGGAAGGCTGTCCGCCCCGTGTCCCGCCGGCGCGTCACCGCGAGCCCTGCTGCGTGCCCTCCGCGGCCGGAGACACCGGCTTCGGCGCACCCTGGGGCCGCGTGTCCGGCGCGGTGGAGGCCCCGCCCTCGGGGCGCAGCGCGTTCTGTCCCAGGCGCGAGAAGTTGATGGAGTTGCTCAGGATGCGCACCGCCTCCTGGTCCGCGTGGAAGCCCATCGAGTTCTCCGCCTCCACGAAGTCCAGGTAGAACTGGGCGCGCTTCTGGTAGTCCCGCGCCTTGGCCAGCGCCTCGTCGGACGCGCCCGCCTTCTGGGCGTTCTGCAGGTCGTGGATGAGGTCCACCAGCGCGTCCATGGCGATGTTGCGCGTCTCGAAGGTGCGCGTCTGGATTGTCTCCGCGCGGCTGAGCAGCTCCGCCTCGCTCCACTTGTGACACGTCTGGCAGGCGCGGTTGATGTTGAGCAGCGGGCTGCGCACGTGGTGGTCGCTGACCTTCATGGCGCCCTCGCGCTGGTAGGGCATGTGGCAGTCCGCGCAGGCCACGCCGCTCTTGGCGTGGATGCCCTGGTTGTACATCTCGAACTCGGGGTGCTGCGCCTTGAGGACCTTGGCGCCCGTGAGCTGGTGCGTCCAGTCGGTGTGCCCGTCCTCGTCGTAGTAGGCCATGATCTGGTCGATGTTGATGCCCTTGGCCCACGGGTACGTCAGGCGCTTCTCCTTGCCCTTGAAGTAGTACTCGACGTGGCACTGCCCGCAGACGTACGTGCGCATCTCCTGGCGGGTGGCGTGCTCGTTCACCTTGAAGTCGGGCACACCCTGGCTGGCCTTGAGCGCGGCGATGCCCTCGATGAAGCCGGGGCGCGTGACGCGCAGCTGCATCGTCGTGGGGTCATGGCAGTCGATGCAGGACACCGGGTGGTCCACGAGCTTGCGGGCCTGGGCGAAGGGCATCTGGTTCATCTTCTCGAAGCCCTTGATGAGGTCCCCGTCGCCCAGCTTCTTGTAGGGCACGTACACGCTGCCGTGACAGTGGATGCAGGTGCCCGGCTGCGCCGTCACGTGCTGGCGCTCGGTGAAGACCTGGTCCTCGAGCATGTGCGCGTGTCCGCGCTCCTCGCGGAAGTCGGTGGCGAAGGCGTAGCCGCTCCACAGGGTGACCAGGCGCGGGTCCTCCTCCAGCCGGCTCTGCGCCACCACCGAGCGCGGGTCCGCCTTCGTGGGCGTGCGAGCCACGGCCTCGCTGCCGCCGTAGCGGGTGCGCTGCTGGTCCACCGTGCGCTTGTAGCTGTCGTACTGGAGCGGGAAGTTCTTCCCCCACACGGCGGGGTCGGTGATGGTGTCGTCCAGTTCCACCACCCGGTAGAACGGATTTCGCGCCTCCTGCTTGCGCTCCATGATGTTGACCAGGAGCGCGGTGACGCCCGCAGAGGCCAGCGCGGCCGCCACGGCCACCGCCACCACCAGCCGGACGCCGCTGAACCGCCGCCGCTTCCCAGGAGCCTTCTGGGGCTCGGTCATCGTGCAATCTCCTGACGGATGAGCTCGGGGTTGCCCGAGCCTTCGGGGTGACCCACCGAGTTGTGGCAGGTGAGGCACTGGAGCTGCTCACCGGGGGCCACCTGCTCATGGCCCGCGGGGGGCGTCTCGATGGCCTCGACAATCGAGGCGTGGCACTTGCGGCACGCGTTCTCCGTCACCACGCGGTTGCCCGGACGCAGCCGGATGGGGTCCGGGAAGGTGCCGGTGGTGAAGTAGTACGAGTGCCAGAAGCCGTTGCTCGCCTTCGTGTAGTACTTGGGCAAGAGGCCCGCCGGCGTGTGACAGTCGTTGCAGGTGGCCACCGCGTGGTGGCTGCTCTTGCGCCAGCCGTCGTACTGCTCATTCATGATGTGGCAGTTGGCGCACGCGGCCGGGTCGTCCTGTAGATACGACGCGCCCTTCGCGTAGACGAAGGTGAAGCCTCCCAGGCCCACCGCGACGCCGAGCGCGATGCCGAGACTCACGGCCAGGACGGTGCGGGGCGCGGAGAGCACGCCGCGCAACCTAGCAATGCGCATGCGGAGCGGAAGTGGAACTTGAACAAGACTTGGACAAAAGCCTCGACCCTCTCGCGACGGCCGCACCCGAGGCGAAAGGAATGCGCGCCCACCGAAAAGGCGCGCAAACTCTGCGCGCCGATGGCGGTGCGATGAGCGTCACGGGCCCGTCTGGGTTCAGCGCCGAGCCCTCGCGCGAGCTTCCGCTCCCGCCGCAAAGATGTCATCGGATTGCGAAAACCCGCGCCGAGGTGCGACAGGGGCGCGCCGCTCGTGCCTGGAGTTCAACATCCGCGACGCACGACACCCGAAGATTGCTTGAGCCCGCACCTGGATACCGTGAAGAAGACGGAAAACAAGGAGCGTGGCAATGACTCGTCGTCCGCCGCCCGTCGCAGCAAGCCGCATCATCCTCGCCGCCTGTCTCATCACCCTCACCGCCTGTGAAGCCACCCCGGAGCAAGGTGGCTCGGAGCTCGAGTCGCAGTCCGCCGCGGTGACGGCGGGCACGCGGCTCATCAGCGCGCAGTCCGGTCGCTGTCTGGACGTGTCGCAGAACAGCCAGACCTCGGGCCAGGGGCTCAACATCTATGACTGCCACGGGCAGGGGAACCAGCGGTTCCTGTTCACGCCCGAGGGCGAGCTGCGCGTGTTCGATGGCGCCTGGTGCGTGCAGCCGGCCACCGCCACCGCCGGAGCGCGCGCGGTCATCAGCGCCTGCACGGGCGCGGCCGCCCAGCGCTGGGTCCGAAACGCCAATGGCACGGTGGTCCACACCGCGTCCTCGCTGTGCCTGGACGTTTCCGGCGGGGCCACCGCGAACAGCTCGCCGGTCATCGTCTGGGATTGCAACGGCCAGACGAACCAGCAGTGGAACCTGCCGGCGGACACCCAGCCGCCCACCGTGCCCACGGGGCTGGTGGTGACGAACCTGACGTGCAACACGGCCACGCTCTCGTGGGCCGAGTCCACGGACAACCAGGGCGTCGCCTTCTACGACGTCTACCATGACGGTCAGCTCATGAAGTCCGTCTCCGGCGCCGTCCTGTCCACCGGGCTGACGGTGGTCCCCGGCGCGACGTGGGGTCTGTATGTGAATGCGCGCGACGCCGCGGGCAACGTCTCGCAGGGCAGCGCCACGCTGAGCATCACCCCGCCGCCGTGCCAGGTGGACACCCAGGCCCCGAGCATCCCCACGGGCCTCACCGCCACCGCCACGGGCACCAGCGTCACGCTCAACTGGACGGCATCCACGGACAACGTGGGAGTGAGCGCTTACGTCGTGTTCCGGGACGGCGTGCAGGTGGCCACGGTGCCCGGCACCCCGCCCGCGACGACCTTCGTGGACAGCGGCCTGTCCGCGAACACCGCCTATGTCTACAGCGTGCTCGCCCGGGACGCGCAGGGAAACGCGTCCGCGCGGAGCACCACGGCAAGCGTGACGACGGGCCAGGCGTGCACCAACCCCGTCTGCTCCGTCACCCAGGTGGCCACGGACACGGACATCCCGTGGGGTCTGGTCAGCCTGCCGGACGGCGCGGTGCTCTACGGGCGCCGGGACGCGCAGGACATCGTCCGGCTGGACCCGGTGACGGGACAGAAGACGTCGGTGGGGACGGTGCCCAACGTGCAGAGCACCGACGGAGAGGGCGGGCTGATGGGCATCGTGCTCTCGCCCACCTTCGCCACGGACCGCTGGCTGTATGTCATGCACACCTCGCCCACGGACAACCGCATCGTCCGGCTCAGGTACGAGAACGGGTCGCTCAATACGGCGTCGCTCCAGGTGCTGTTGCAGGGCATCGGCCGCAACAAGTTCCACAACGGCGGGCGGCTGCGCTTCGGACCGGACGGCAAGCTCTACGCGGCCACGGGGGACGCGCAGAACGCGGCCTATGCGCAGGACCTCAACAACCTGGCGGGCAAGGTGCTGCGGCTCAACGCGGACGGCACCATCCCGTCCGACAACCCCTTCGGCAACTACGTGTGGAGCTACGGCCACCGCAACCCCCAGGGGCTGGCGTTCGACTCGCAGGGGCGGCTGTGGGAGCAGGAGTTCGGCAACTCGGTGATGGACGAGACGAACCTCATCCAGCGCGGCGGCAACTATGGCTGGCCCAACTGCGAGGGCACGGTGTCCCAGGGTGGCTCGGGCTGCGCGACACCCGGCTACATCGTGCCGAAGCAGACCTACACCACGGCGGCGGGCTCGTGCTCGGGCATCGCCGTGGTCCGCGACGTCCTCTACGTGGCCTGCGCCCGGGGCACCCGCCTCTACCGCGAGGTCATCAGCGGCACGGAGCTGACGAACGTGCAGCAGTTCTTCGTCGGCACCTACGGCCGGCTGCGCACCGTGGAGCCCACCCTGGACGGCAACCTCTGGCTGACCACCACCAACCAGGGTGACAAGGACAGCATCCCGAACAACAGCAACGAGCGCATCTTCCGCGTCGTGCTCGGACAGTAGGCGTGTCCCCCTGTCCCCGGCGTCCACCGTGCCGGGGACAGGGGTGGTGGTCCCCGCTCCCACCCTCCGCCTCCGCGACTTCCGCCCCGCCGATGCGTTTGCAACACGGTGGCGATTCGTCACCTCCCCTGTTGAAAGGTTCCCCCCCATGCGCTGGCATCCCCCGAGCATCCTCGCCGCGGTCCTCTCACTGGTCGCCCTGCCCGCCTGGGCGCAGACGACGAATGTCGCGCTCAACAAGCCCTCGACGGCGTCCTCCATCCACCCCAACGGGTATCCGACGCAGTTCGCGAACGCGAAGGCGTTCAACGGCATCCTGAACACGGAGGACCGATGGGCCGGGGCCTCGGTGCCCTCGGCGACGACGCCCGAGTGGATTGAAGTGGACCTGCAGGCCGTCCACCGCATCGAGGGGCTGACGCTGTACTCGGGCCGCGACAACACCGTGGGCCAGCAGATGCTCGACTTCGACCTCCACCACCGGCTGGCGACCACGGCCGCCTTCGAGCCCGTGCCCGGTGGCTCCGTCACCAACAACACCCAGCCCACCTGGACGCTCACCTTGGCGCAGCCGCTGGAGACCCGCTACGTGCGCCTGTCGTGCAAGCGCGCGTCGGCCGACGGCCTGTGCCGGGTGCGGGAGCTGGAGCTGCGCGGCGTGCGGCTGGCCAACCAGCCGCCCACGGCGTTCGCGGGGAACGACACGGCCATCGTGCAGCCGGCCAGCACCGTCCAGTTGCAGGGCACGGCGAGCGACACGGACGGCACCATCGCCACGTATCAGTGGCAGCAGGCCTTCGGTCCGACGCCGGCCACGCTGACGGGGGCGACGACGCGGACGGTGACAGCGAGCAACCTGACGCCGGGCACGTACGTCTTCCGGTTCACCGCGACGGACAACGGTGGCGCGGCCGTGTCGGACACGGTGAGCGTCAAGGTACACGCGGGCACGCAGCCAGCGGACACGCGCGCGGGGAAGCTTCACGTGTGGTCGCGCGGCGGGACGTATGACACGGCGGTGTTCCTGCCCATCGAGTACGGCGCGGACCCGCTGAAGAAGTACCCGCTGGTCCTGTCGATGCATGGCAAGGGCGGCACGACGCTGTCGTCGGACCACACGACGGTGCTCTCGAATCCGGAGGGCTTCATCCGGCAGCTCATCCCGGGCAAGGCGATTGTCACCACGTACCCGGCGGTGGTCATCGCGCCGCATGGGCCGGCCATCGGCGCGACGCCGCCCTACAACACGTACTTCAACGTGGACCTCATCCACGCGCTGGTGCTCCAGGCCATCACCCGCTTCAACATCGACCCGGACCGCGTGACGATGACGGGCCTCTCCTTCGGCGGCGCGGGGGTGAACGACCAGCTGCTCAAGTACCGGAGCACCTACGCGGGCGGGATGCCGCTGGCATACACGTCCCCCGTGGCCAATCCGCTGTGCAGCATCGCGGACTTCCCGCTGTGGGCCTCGGGCAACTCGGGCGACGGGA belongs to Myxococcus fulvus and includes:
- a CDS encoding endonuclease/exonuclease/phosphatase family protein; its protein translation is MSPSSHVVSLVCAVLGASPSPPATVRVMAYNVLYSSPAEDIDKSLEVIEKEAPEVLCLRELTPGFAAAFRKRLGKDYPHLKLMPRKGGWGVGLASRHPLRRVERFPQKPHRMPGLEADVVVGGRTLKVACLHLMPPGASHRQEDSLLEMLRKNATLRKHQAEALVKRYAKERGPVLLFGDMNESRTQEAMTAFAAAGFTHACDGPDALCGDTWPGAASVVPSFVEIDHILGRQLSLSGAKVLHGGGSDHFAVRASVALPP
- a CDS encoding HNH endonuclease; translation: MSPDSDWPIRVAAINALQERVRRHGDVLPWEVIDAGFTYKGETLHFANRARGIFWPRQMRETALSIKTTVPRQGREARYDDLPSDEGFDYRFQGEDVDGRDNRRLVRAMELDAPLIYFYGIEPGLYAPIWPVYISGVDLATKSFTVASGLPEAQVRAPGSYAADSKLLGLERRYTTVQVKKRLHQVAFRQHVLRAYEQRCAICRFPRRELLDAAHILPDRDVRGRPEVPNGLALCKLHHGAFDTDLLGIRPDGVIEIARRLMAEQDGPTLEHGLKGFAGKPLGVIPLLPAQRPRSEYLEERYERFRLTRDA
- a CDS encoding RCC1 domain-containing protein; the encoded protein is MGLLLSVGCGQQEPGAESRSEDSQSAAISRTRPRVKLAANENHSLAIRANGTVWASGRNFAGVLGREDISGSATPLEVPGLTGALSVAAGSAFSMALRSGGTVWTWGQGVWGQLGSPDYPAAGATRATPAQVPGLEGVVAIAAGSTHALALKGDGTVWAWGLNSNGQLGTGASGAQQNTPVQVSGLANVAAVFARGATSFAIRSDGTLWGWGSNEYAVLGSHLFPDQSAFPRQVPGLTNVVAVSQGLEHVLAVKSDSTVWTWGMKDPGIESYYVEPVQVAGLTGVVDVAAGTNSSYAIKSNGTVWSWGENTHGQLGDGTKQRRPNPILVPGLTGVSTLAAGATHVLALRGDGSIWSWGSNYKGELGDGVPMNTATPALVQDANVTGALAVAAGHSHSLLLQSDGTVWSWGDNEAGQLGDGTRVRRIVPAQVPTLQDITAIAAAGQRSLALRVDGTVWAWGKNTLVPTRVPGLENVTAISTSLEHSLALRDDATVWAWGTNTEGQLGDGTLTSRTTPVKVLTLTNVMKISATNYNSYAITYDGSAWAWGYNGYGQVGDGTTTLRRSTPVRIPGLSNVVAIAGGSYHGMAVLVDGSGWSWGVDYRGAGMSLFTNANRLVPRPMYVTGLFDVVSSESMAVATTFTGTAWARGTNTWGQVGDGTTDFLEEAIQVQGITSGVTSIALGDRHTLAIHSDGTLWSWGNNSDGQLARGQAFDTLLPAPSLLD
- a CDS encoding ammonia-forming cytochrome c nitrite reductase subunit c552, producing MTEPQKAPGKRRRFSGVRLVVAVAVAAALASAGVTALLVNIMERKQEARNPFYRVVELDDTITDPAVWGKNFPLQYDSYKRTVDQQRTRYGGSEAVARTPTKADPRSVVAQSRLEEDPRLVTLWSGYAFATDFREERGHAHMLEDQVFTERQHVTAQPGTCIHCHGSVYVPYKKLGDGDLIKGFEKMNQMPFAQARKLVDHPVSCIDCHDPTTMQLRVTRPGFIEGIAALKASQGVPDFKVNEHATRQEMRTYVCGQCHVEYYFKGKEKRLTYPWAKGINIDQIMAYYDEDGHTDWTHQLTGAKVLKAQHPEFEMYNQGIHAKSGVACADCHMPYQREGAMKVSDHHVRSPLLNINRACQTCHKWSEAELLSRAETIQTRTFETRNIAMDALVDLIHDLQNAQKAGASDEALAKARDYQKRAQFYLDFVEAENSMGFHADQEAVRILSNSINFSRLGQNALRPEGGASTAPDTRPQGAPKPVSPAAEGTQQGSR
- the nrfH gene encoding cytochrome c nitrite reductase small subunit; amino-acid sequence: MLSAPRTVLAVSLGIALGVAVGLGGFTFVYAKGASYLQDDPAACANCHIMNEQYDGWRKSSHHAVATCNDCHTPAGLLPKYYTKASNGFWHSYYFTTGTFPDPIRLRPGNRVVTENACRKCHASIVEAIETPPAGHEQVAPGEQLQCLTCHNSVGHPEGSGNPELIRQEIAR
- a CDS encoding lectin, giving the protein MTRRPPPVAASRIILAACLITLTACEATPEQGGSELESQSAAVTAGTRLISAQSGRCLDVSQNSQTSGQGLNIYDCHGQGNQRFLFTPEGELRVFDGAWCVQPATATAGARAVISACTGAAAQRWVRNANGTVVHTASSLCLDVSGGATANSSPVIVWDCNGQTNQQWNLPADTQPPTVPTGLVVTNLTCNTATLSWAESTDNQGVAFYDVYHDGQLMKSVSGAVLSTGLTVVPGATWGLYVNARDAAGNVSQGSATLSITPPPCQVDTQAPSIPTGLTATATGTSVTLNWTASTDNVGVSAYVVFRDGVQVATVPGTPPATTFVDSGLSANTAYVYSVLARDAQGNASARSTTASVTTGQACTNPVCSVTQVATDTDIPWGLVSLPDGAVLYGRRDAQDIVRLDPVTGQKTSVGTVPNVQSTDGEGGLMGIVLSPTFATDRWLYVMHTSPTDNRIVRLRYENGSLNTASLQVLLQGIGRNKFHNGGRLRFGPDGKLYAATGDAQNAAYAQDLNNLAGKVLRLNADGTIPSDNPFGNYVWSYGHRNPQGLAFDSQGRLWEQEFGNSVMDETNLIQRGGNYGWPNCEGTVSQGGSGCATPGYIVPKQTYTTAAGSCSGIAVVRDVLYVACARGTRLYREVISGTELTNVQQFFVGTYGRLRTVEPTLDGNLWLTTTNQGDKDSIPNNSNERIFRVVLGQ
- a CDS encoding PKD domain-containing protein, with product MRWHPPSILAAVLSLVALPAWAQTTNVALNKPSTASSIHPNGYPTQFANAKAFNGILNTEDRWAGASVPSATTPEWIEVDLQAVHRIEGLTLYSGRDNTVGQQMLDFDLHHRLATTAAFEPVPGGSVTNNTQPTWTLTLAQPLETRYVRLSCKRASADGLCRVRELELRGVRLANQPPTAFAGNDTAIVQPASTVQLQGTASDTDGTIATYQWQQAFGPTPATLTGATTRTVTASNLTPGTYVFRFTATDNGGAAVSDTVSVKVHAGTQPADTRAGKLHVWSRGGTYDTAVFLPIEYGADPLKKYPLVLSMHGKGGTTLSSDHTTVLSNPEGFIRQLIPGKAIVTTYPAVVIAPHGPAIGATPPYNTYFNVDLIHALVLQAITRFNIDPDRVTMTGLSFGGAGVNDQLLKYRSTYAGGMPLAYTSPVANPLCSIADFPLWASGNSGDGTFNAWKWTNPTDGVLTQLRQCPNYTGEIQVTVTPGTTHSGWDEFWSRPDAQTWLVSQVR